The Temnothorax longispinosus isolate EJ_2023e chromosome 12, Tlon_JGU_v1, whole genome shotgun sequence genome includes a window with the following:
- the LOC139822685 gene encoding uncharacterized protein, protein MDQSALLNSQYDIHGRISRAMDNLRKLGADKLTLGMVSTRIRILDDLWAKFESNHDLLWACYGQLYSESEYAKTDFVDTVENTYAHQRGLLIGLESKLKPASPRVPAGPEQASEHAPKTSLPRIQLRNFSGAYEEWPSFRDLFQSLIGENSSISNIEQLHYLRSCLRGPAEKLVTSLTVTEDNYSC, encoded by the coding sequence ATGGATCAGAGCGCCTTGCTGAACAGCCAATACGACATCCACGGCCGCATCTCCCGCGCCATGGACAACCTCCGGAAGCTGGGTGCAGACAAGCTCACCCTCGGCATGGTGAGCACTCGCATCCGCATTCTCGACGACCTGTGGGCCAAATTTGAGTCAAACCACGACCTCCTTTGGGCATGCTACGGGCAACTCTACAGCGAGAGTGAGTACGCCAAGACTGATTTTGTCGACACCGTCGAGAATACTTACGCGCATCAGCGCGGTTTGCTTATCGGTCTCGAAAGCAAACTGAAACCCGCGTCGCCCAGAGTGCCTGCCGGGCCGGAGCAAGCTAGCGAACACGCTCCCAAGACTTCGCTACCGCGTATTCAGTTGCGGAACTTTTCGGGCGCGTATGAGGAATGGCCGTCGTTTCGGGATCTCTTCCAGTCGCTCATCGGTGAGAATTCGTCGATTTCTAACATTGAGCAGCTCCATTACCTCCGATCTTGTCTGCGAGGGCCCGCTGAAAAATTAGTGACTTCATTAACGGTGACCGAAGACAATTACAGTTGTTAA
- the LOC139822686 gene encoding uncharacterized protein — protein MFSFEGCSSSSSNNGAKRVNAVNYYVPIHNVETQTYEARCNRFLLSSISGDRRAVRILSRRYALTATGYKFLEIGINVGPPSYVEIAVGDHRGKELLLSLETWKALYEQRRNIQNFFRNDFKDVHSFINVGPLTVRVCTSVNNVKLIRLESVNVRLMMIESTLHRMFDLDRCIDARFDRLVRILAAVDAKFAQFSDIASTVTDLREASNAIYASDAFNTNQLIDCELAALVF, from the exons ATGTTCTCCTTTGAAGgatgcagcagcagcagcagcaacaacggtGCAAAACGCGTGAATGCCGTGAATTATTACGTGCCGATTCACAACGTTGAAACTCAAACGTATGAGGCCAGATGCAATAG atttcttttatccaGCATTTCGGGGGACCGTCGCGCGGTACGTATACTCAGCAGACGATACGCGCTGACAGCTACGGGATacaaattcctcgaaattgGCATCAACGTGGGTCCACCGAGCTACGTGGAGATCGCCGTTGGAGATCATCGAGGAAAGGAACTGCTGTTGTCTCTCGAAACGTGGAAGGCACTCTACGAGCAACGacgaaatattcagaatttctttcgcAACGACTTCAAAGATGTCCatagttttataaacgttGGACCGCTAACGGTGAGAGTTTGTACGTCGGTTAATAACGTCAAACTCATACGTCTCGAATCTGTAAACGTACGCTTGATGATGATCGAATCGACGCTGCATCGTATGTTCGATCTCGATCGGTGCATCGATGCGAGATTCGATCGTTTGGTCAGAATCCTTGCGGCGGTCGATGCAAAATTTGCGCAGTTCTCCGATATCGCGTCCACCGTGACGGATCTCAGGGAAGCGTCGAATGCAATATACGCTAGCGATGCGTTCAATACGAATCAGCTCATCGATTGTGAGCTCGCAGCTTTAGTTTTTTAG